The following proteins are co-located in the Castanea sativa cultivar Marrone di Chiusa Pesio chromosome 8, ASM4071231v1 genome:
- the LOC142607827 gene encoding uncharacterized protein LOC142607827: MGRPASTIEIPDKRHRSDRDNGRYSPDSDNSFDYSRRHHRRSPNYDAYDRYYDNHDRRRHNHIQERSSSPNPRSSKAQDSLPKRFGRDYRNGNRSESESDEELKGLNPEEYRRLKRQKMRRALTRCIWNCTPSPPRNENDNNNEKADEISDKYGGEDELIGGEKSDSSSKEKAKVSSRKGKSESQSNSESESESETDDSRSRRKRKRKSSISKSRKYESDESESESESEADEEEEEEKRKQRKKSSSRSRSRHRSSKRSSRRKGSSSRRKSRYSNSDESDDSDASNRVRSKKKRSRSRNLSETEKDIEVSNSEGSEVEKAAMTIEEDEEMKAESIAEALNFKEIFEAQKKPALDTEPVVGPMPLPRAEGHISYGGALRPGEGDAIAQYVQQGKRIPRRGEVGLSADEIQKFEGLGYVMSGSRHQRMNAIRIRKENQVYSAEDKRALAMFNYEEKAKREHKVMADLQRLVQRHIGQDVGPNHDPFSATKPADTADA, encoded by the coding sequence ATGGGGAGGCCAGCGTCGACGATCGAAATCCCTGATAAACGACACCGTTCTGACCGCGATAACGGCCGTTACTCTCCAGATTCCGATAACTCCTTCGACTACAGCAGGCGCCACCACCGTCGTAGCCCTAATTACGACGCCTACGACCGCTATTACGACAACCACGACCGCCGCCGCCACAATCACATCCAAGAACGGAGCTCTAGCCCAAACCCTAGGTCCAGCAAAGCCCAAGACTCTTTGCCCAAGCGATTTGGACGCGATTACCGTAATGGAAACCGGTCCGAGTCCGAGTCCGATGAGGAATTGAAGGGGCTGAACCCTGAGGAGTACCGGAGGCTCAAGAGGCAGAAGATGAGAAGAGCGCTCACTCGTTGTATTTGGAATTGCACGCCCAGTCCGCCTAGGAATGAGAACGATAACAATAACGAGAAGGCCGACGAGATCTCTGACAAGTATGGTGGAGAAGACGAGTTAATCGGCGGAGAAAAGAGCGATTCAAGCTCGAAAGAGAAGGCGAAGGTGAGCAGTCGGAAAGGAAAATCGGAAAGTCAGTCTAATTCCGAGTCTGAATCGGAATCGGAAACCGATGATTCGCGGTCGAGgcggaagaggaagaggaagagttCGATTTCCAAGAGTAGAAAATACGAATCTGATGAGAGCGAGAGCGAGAGCGAGAGTGAAGcggacgaagaagaagaagaagaaaagcgaaaacaaagaaagaaaagcagtAGTAGGAGTCGGAGCCGCCATAGGAGTAGCAAAAGAAGCAGTAGAAGAAAAGGGAGTAGTAGTAGGAGAAAGAGTAGGTACAGCAATTCCGATGAGAGTGATGATTCCGATGCTAGCAATCGAGTAAGGTCGAAGAAGAAGCGGAGTCGGAGTAGGAATCTCTCGGAGACAGAGAAGGACATTGAGGTTTCAAATTCGGAGGGTTCCGAAGTTGAAAAGGCAGCAATGACGATAGAGGAGGATGAGGAGATGAAAGCTGAAAGCATTGCGGAGGCATTGAACTTTAAGGAGATTTTTGAGGCGCAGAAGAAGCCGGCTCTGGATACCGAACCAGTGGTTGGGCCAATGCCCTTGCCTAGAGCCGAAGGGCATATTAGTTATGGTGGCGCTCTTAGGCCCGGAGAAGGTGATGCCATTGCGCAATATGTGCAGCAAGGGAAGCGTATTCCAAGGAGAGGAGAAGTGGGTTTGTCCGCAGATGAGATTCAGAAGTTCGAGGGTCTTGGTTATGTGATGAGTGGTAGCAGGCACCAGAGGATGAATGCCATTCGTATTAGGAAGGAAAACCAAGTTTATAGCGCCGAGGATAAGAGGGCGTTGGCTATGTTTAATTATGAAGAGAAGGCCAAGCGTGAGCACAAGGTTATGGCGGATTTGCAGAGATTGGTGCAACGCCATATAGGGCAGGATGTCGGTCCTAATCATGATCCCTTCAGTGCAACGAAGCCTGCAGATACTGCTGATGCTTGA